One genomic region from Leptolyngbyaceae cyanobacterium JSC-12 encodes:
- a CDS encoding hypothetical protein (IMG reference gene:2510094711): protein MNLLLSAEFNVCSPVKDSAMAYMNDVIGAAIFDLNGLPKEYFTTSDSSNMSWVQTIFQALGLRSLLISSLQLEGFHHATIQGVEHCAVVVKQRTHYIALLLREPMEEVPEDLIAWAYTFEANWLRDNPRFRVA from the coding sequence ATGAATTTATTACTCAGCGCTGAGTTCAACGTCTGTTCTCCTGTGAAAGACTCAGCTATGGCTTATATGAATGATGTTATAGGCGCAGCTATTTTTGATCTGAATGGATTACCCAAAGAGTATTTCACCACATCAGATAGTAGCAACATGAGTTGGGTGCAAACGATTTTTCAGGCACTGGGGTTGCGCTCGCTGCTGATCTCCTCGCTTCAACTGGAGGGGTTTCATCATGCCACAATTCAGGGCGTGGAACATTGTGCGGTCGTTGTAAAGCAGCGTACCCACTATATTGCCTTACTATTGAGGGAACCCATGGAAGAAGTTCCAGAAGACCTGATTGCCTGGGCATATACTTTTGAAGCAAACTGGCTGCGAGATAATCCCAGGTTTCGAGTTGCTTAA
- a CDS encoding glycogen debranching enzyme (IMG reference gene:2510094710~PFAM: Amylo-alpha-1,6-glucosidase): protein MTPETINIDGRTFARADQFPIPEWPCVLAERPQPTLTLKDDDLFLLTDTLGNIIGSCMGDDRSASMGLFCNDTRYLSRLELQINGRSPILLSSTADKGFVLSVLCTNPHIGEDIKAESIGIKRELVLNGGLFEEIEIANYSTNPVSFEISLSFDADFVDLFEIRGFNRDRRGALLRMVLPEVHETAGRPLELASEEHEMVAKELEQPPFPSSMLSAALFTPAPEEFSLAYQGLDGSILESRISFVDRMPDLLSGNTAVWKLELRSHEKLTLGYRLQTLINGRPASTVNAPVTLAQAKAAELMEEQTWRQQVTRIRADKNTFNQIIERAEQDVYLLRQSFSKGKALSAGVPWFSTLFGRDSIIAASQILMLDPQIARETLKILAYYQGKEEDEWRDEQPGKILHEIRFGEMARCGEIPHTPYYGTVDATPLWLMLYAEYFAWTADYETLENLWGNALAAMDWIDRTMKETSYSYLSYFRKSRRGLDNQGWKDSGDCIVNRKGQLAHGAIALCEVQGYVYAAKIRLAQIARMKKRIDLAERWEDEARDLKLRFNRDFWMEDQDYCALALDGEGKPVDSITSNPGHCLNLGIFTPEKAYSVAERLRAPDMFNGWGIRTLSSLSPAYNPMGYHIGSVWPHDNALTAIGLRSLGLIDQALELAEGILDMTKRQPYQRPPELFCGFERTDDNDPVQYPVACTPQAWATGSIFQLLQMMVNLVPDAPSNTLRIIDPALPPSINYLSLQNLRVGPTLLDLEFERSNGATACRVSKKRGNLRVIIEA, encoded by the coding sequence ATGACACCAGAGACTATTAACATTGACGGTCGTACTTTTGCTCGAGCAGATCAGTTCCCAATTCCAGAATGGCCTTGTGTGCTGGCAGAACGTCCTCAGCCAACACTCACGCTTAAAGATGATGATTTGTTTTTGTTGACTGATACGCTTGGCAATATCATTGGAAGCTGCATGGGCGATGATCGCAGCGCTAGTATGGGCTTATTTTGTAACGATACTCGCTACCTTAGCCGCTTAGAGTTACAAATCAATGGGCGATCGCCGATTCTTCTCAGCAGCACTGCGGATAAAGGTTTCGTACTGTCAGTCTTATGCACCAACCCGCACATTGGAGAAGACATTAAAGCCGAATCCATTGGTATTAAACGCGAACTGGTCCTGAATGGTGGATTGTTTGAAGAAATCGAAATCGCAAACTATAGTACCAACCCAGTGAGTTTTGAAATCAGTCTGAGTTTCGATGCAGATTTTGTAGACCTGTTTGAAATTCGAGGCTTTAATCGCGATCGCCGGGGTGCTCTTCTCCGCATGGTGTTACCTGAGGTTCACGAAACAGCAGGCAGACCCCTGGAACTCGCATCAGAGGAGCATGAAATGGTGGCGAAAGAACTAGAGCAACCGCCATTTCCATCTTCTATGCTGAGTGCTGCGCTTTTTACTCCTGCTCCTGAAGAATTTAGTCTGGCGTATCAAGGACTGGATGGTTCTATCTTAGAAAGTCGCATTTCCTTTGTTGACCGGATGCCAGATCTGCTAAGTGGTAACACAGCAGTGTGGAAACTAGAACTGAGGTCGCATGAAAAACTCACGCTTGGTTACCGGCTCCAAACATTGATTAATGGTCGCCCAGCCTCAACCGTGAATGCTCCAGTAACGCTGGCTCAGGCAAAAGCAGCAGAGTTGATGGAAGAACAAACCTGGCGACAGCAGGTTACCCGAATTCGAGCCGACAAAAATACTTTCAATCAAATCATTGAACGGGCAGAGCAAGATGTTTATCTTTTGCGGCAATCCTTCAGCAAGGGCAAGGCGCTTTCAGCCGGAGTTCCCTGGTTTTCTACCTTATTTGGACGAGACTCAATCATTGCAGCGTCCCAAATTCTCATGTTAGACCCGCAAATTGCGCGGGAGACGCTTAAAATCCTCGCCTATTATCAGGGGAAGGAAGAAGATGAGTGGCGGGATGAACAACCGGGCAAAATCTTGCACGAAATTCGGTTTGGTGAAATGGCACGCTGCGGCGAAATTCCCCACACTCCCTACTACGGTACCGTAGATGCTACACCACTCTGGCTGATGCTATACGCCGAGTACTTTGCCTGGACGGCAGATTACGAAACATTGGAGAACCTATGGGGCAATGCTCTGGCAGCAATGGATTGGATCGATCGCACGATGAAAGAAACCAGTTATAGTTATCTCAGCTACTTCCGCAAGTCGCGACGAGGGTTGGATAACCAGGGATGGAAGGATTCAGGAGATTGCATTGTCAATCGCAAAGGGCAACTGGCTCATGGTGCGATCGCGCTATGTGAAGTGCAAGGCTATGTTTATGCCGCTAAGATTCGGCTTGCCCAAATTGCCCGAATGAAAAAACGCATTGACTTGGCAGAACGCTGGGAAGACGAAGCTCGAGATCTAAAACTGCGGTTTAACCGGGATTTTTGGATGGAAGACCAAGACTACTGCGCCCTGGCGCTAGATGGTGAAGGTAAACCCGTCGATAGCATTACTTCCAATCCAGGACACTGCCTTAACCTGGGAATTTTCACGCCCGAAAAAGCTTACAGCGTGGCTGAACGATTGCGCGCTCCCGATATGTTTAATGGTTGGGGGATTCGCACACTCAGTAGTTTGTCCCCTGCCTACAATCCAATGGGCTATCATATTGGCTCAGTGTGGCCTCACGATAATGCCTTAACCGCGATTGGGCTGCGATCGCTGGGCTTAATTGATCAGGCATTAGAACTGGCAGAAGGCATTCTGGACATGACCAAGCGCCAGCCATACCAACGTCCCCCAGAATTGTTCTGCGGGTTTGAGCGTACCGATGACAATGATCCGGTGCAATATCCAGTCGCCTGTACACCTCAGGCATGGGCAACTGGCAGCATATTCCAACTGTTGCAAATGATGGTTAACCTAGTACCCGATGCTCCTAGCAACACCCTGAGAATTATTGATCCCGCTCTTCCTCCCTCGATTAATTATCTCTCTTTGCAAAATCTACGAGTGGGACCAACTCTATTGGATTTAGAATTTGAACGTTCAAATGGCGCAACTGCCTGCCGAGTGTCTAAGAAACGAGGAAATTTGCGCGTCATTATTGAAGCATAA